Proteins encoded in a region of the Prunus persica cultivar Lovell chromosome G4, Prunus_persica_NCBIv2, whole genome shotgun sequence genome:
- the LOC18779166 gene encoding G-type lectin S-receptor-like serine/threonine-protein kinase CES101 — translation MILISDKQKGTVIENVLVDLKDTNVNGLQNDGVMEHDLRVFSYASVMAATDNFSIENKLGEGGFGPVYKGKLESGQEIAVKTLSRCSGQGTSEFKNELILISELQHTNLVRLFGFCIHNEERMLIYENMPNKSLDYLLFGTDPTRGLLLDWKARFGIIEGIAQGLLYLHKYSRLRVIHRDLKASNILLDENMDPKISDFGMARAFVHNELEASTDRIVGTLGYMSPEYAMEGIFSPKSDVYSFGVLMLEIICGRKNSSFYNDDHVISIVGYAWELWKEGAGLELMDPTLGESCVADQLLRCVHVSLLCVEENAVDRPTMSDVISMLTNEGVPLPIPTKPAFFTKRRLVGRGGVGGNDLELIISINGLSNSDLEGR, via the exons ATGATTCTCATCTCTGACAAACAAAAAGGGACAGTGATTGAGAATGTATTGGTCGACTTGAAGGACACTAATGTCAACGGGCTTCAAAATGATGGAGTGATGGAACATGATTTAAGAGTATTTAGCTATGCATCTGTCATGGCTGCCACTGACAACTTCTCCATTGAAAACAAGCTTGGTGAGGGGGGATTTGGACCTGTTTATAAG GGAAAACTGGAATCAGGACAAGAAATAGCGGTGAAAACGCTTTCAAGATGTTCGGGGCAAGGAACCTCTGAGTTTAAGAATGAATTGATACTCATATCTGAACTTCAACATACGAATCTTGTTCGTCTGTTTGGATTTTGCATTCATAACGAAGAGAGGATGTTAATATATGAGAATATGCCAAACAAAAGTTTGGACTACCttttatttg GTACTGATCCAACCAGAGGCCTGTTACTAGATTGGAAGGCGCGTTTTGGCATAATTGAAGGAATCGCTCAAGGATTGCTTTACCTTCACAAATACTCAAGATTGAGAGTAATTCATAGAGATCTAAAAGCTAGTAATATACTACTTGATGAAAATATGGACCCTAAAATCTCTGATTTTGGTATGGCAAGGGCATTTGTCCATAATGAACTGGAAGCAAGTACTGATAGGATCGTTGGGACATT AGGTTACATGTCTCCAGAGTACGCCATGGAGGGAATTTTCTCCCCAAAATCCGATGTCTACAGTTTTGGAGTACTAATGCTTGAAATCATATGTGGTAGAAAAAACAGCAGCTTCTACAATGATGATCATGTGATCAGTATAGTAGGTTAT GCATGGGAGCTATGGAAAGAAGGGGCAGGGCTAGAACTTATGGATCCAACACTAGGCGAGTCATGTGTTGCGGATCAATTGTTGAGATGCGTTCATGTTAGTCTATTATGCGTGGAGGAAAATGCCGTCGATCGACCCACCATGTCAGATGTCATATCTATGTTGACCAATGAAGGTGTGCCATTACCTATACCAACAAAGCCAGCatttttcacaaaaagaaGGCTTGTCGGCCGGGGTGGCGTGGGTGGAAATGATTTGGAACTTATTATATCAATAAATGGCTTGTCTAATTCGGATTTGGAGGGACGTTAA